ATGCCTGATATCCTTTTTGTTCGAATAAATCACGTGTTAAATCCTGTACATCAGGCCCGAGCCAAGGATCAGGCGTGTTCCCTTCGCTTTGCCAGCCGACAGCATATTCGGAAACGCCTGCGCCTTCAGCAATCAATTTCGCCGATTCATGAAGCTGATCCGGGTACGGGTCTCCAAATTCTTTGATTTTTTCCGGCAGACTGTGCGCGGATACGATAAGCATCGCGTTTTCTTTTTCATTCTCAGGCATTGAGGCATATGTTTCCTTCACTTGGTCAACCCAGTATTTCACGAACTTCGGTTCATCGTACCAGCTTTCAACAGACATAATTGTTAAGCCGCCAAGTTTTTCAGCTTCTTCTTTGGCACGTTTGTTGTAGGACTGCACGCTGAACGTGGAGAAATGCGGTGCCAGCACGATGCTGACCGCTTCTGTTATGCCGTCCTTATGCATCTCTGCCACAGCATCTTCAATAAACGGCTCGATATGCTTCAGTCCGATATACGCTTTAAACGTAATCTCGTCCTGAATCTCATTTAAGTGCTGTTC
The Bacillus vallismortis genome window above contains:
- the hemH gene encoding ferrochelatase, with protein sequence MSRKKMGLLVMAYGTPYKEEDIERYYTHIRRGRKPEPEMLQDLKDRYEAIGGISPLAKITEEQAHQLEQHLNEIQDEITFKAYIGLKHIEPFIEDAVAEMHKDGITEAVSIVLAPHFSTFSVQSYNKRAKEEAEKLGGLTIMSVESWYDEPKFVKYWVDQVKETYASMPENEKENAMLIVSAHSLPEKIKEFGDPYPDQLHESAKLIAEGAGVSEYAVGWQSEGNTPDPWLGPDVQDLTRDLFEQKGYQAFVYVPVGFVADHLEVLYDNDYECKVVTDDIGASYYRPEMPNAKPEFIDALATVVLKKLGR